The Deltaproteobacteria bacterium genome has a segment encoding these proteins:
- a CDS encoding type II toxin-antitoxin system ParD family antitoxin, which produces MTISLTRELELLVEKKIKSGLYPTAREVIREGLRLLDERDRLYEARLGDLQKEIRKGFASGRATAFKPEALKKKVRSTLTRRRTAG; this is translated from the coding sequence ATGACCATCTCCCTGACCCGCGAGCTCGAGCTACTCGTGGAGAAGAAGATCAAGAGTGGCCTGTACCCAACAGCCCGTGAGGTCATCCGCGAAGGTCTTCGGCTGCTGGACGAGCGCGACCGCCTGTACGAGGCTCGGCTCGGGGATCTCCAGAAGGAGATCCGAAAGGGTTTCGCCAGCGGGCGCGCCACCGCCTTCAAACCCGAGGCGCTGAAGAAGAAGGTGCGTAGCACCCTCACCCGCCGACGCACGGCGGGATGA